From the genome of Treponema peruense:
TTGTCCGTCGTGGTTTACCGTAACTTCATTATTAAGATACATTCCGGTTACGGTAGAATCGAGCTGAACTTTTACTCCTGCATCAGATGCTTCCTTAAGAAGCTGTTCACCGATTTTGAATCCGCGTATTTTTGCCTTGTGTTCCTTGCTTCCGAAGAATTTATGTATCTGCTTGAAAAGCTGTCCACCGGGTCTGTGGTTTTCATCAAATACAATTACAGACATTCCGCGGCCGGCTGCTTCTATTGCGGCAGAAAGACCTGCTGGTCCTGCACCGACTACAATAAGATTATATCTTTCCATATCAATTCACCTACCAGTTTTTTTTATCAGAAGCTCCGTACTGGGTCTGAACTTTCATTCCGGCCTTAAGCGGAGTCACGCAGGTTCTTGTATTGGGTTTACCGTCTACAATCATAACGCAGTCTGTACATCTTCCAATGGCACAGAAAATTCCGCGCGGAAGATGGAACCTTGATGTATAGCGGTGTACCAAAACACCGTCTGCCCTTAACGCAGCTGCAATAGGTTCGCCTTCATAGCCCTGCATTTCTTTTCCGTCAAGCGTAAAAGTAACGAGAGCGCCCTTCTCTGGTTTTCCTAAAATTGGATGCTCTGTAATTCTTTCCATATGTAACCTCTGTTCAAAACCGGTAACTGCCGGATGTTGAAAATAATTTACAGCAAGCAGATATTTTTATATTGTAAAAAAAAGAACTTTGAAATAATTTTCACAGCATTGTTTTTTTTGTAAAAATCGGAATTGACTTTTTTTTATACCGGAATATGATTTTATAAAAAGGTAAAG
Proteins encoded in this window:
- a CDS encoding (2Fe-2S)-binding protein, which encodes MERITEHPILGKPEKGALVTFTLDGKEMQGYEGEPIAAALRADGVLVHRYTSRFHLPRGIFCAIGRCTDCVMIVDGKPNTRTCVTPLKAGMKVQTQYGASDKKNW